AAATATACGTGGTGTTGGAtgtcaaaaaagaagaagaacttttccaagaaaatatctCCACCTCAATCTCTTATGGGtcaaatttattttctttcacaATTATCTCAACTTTTAACCGTGTACATCATTATTCAACAATCACGTAAATAATAttattactccctctgtttcaattgagatgagatagtttgactcggtacggagttttaaaaaaatgatttttgaaacttgtggtcttaaaagcttaagggataaaagctttgtggggtcatgacatttgtgtggttataaaaatttctcattaaacgcaaaataagtaaaatgaagagtttaaatttaaattattttcaaatttagatatatattatttattttggaataaattaaaaagaaaaatatttatcgTTAGAGATCAAAAGTCTCATTAAATACTATCGGGTTTGCTAACATCATTAATAGTGTGTTTTGAGTTCATAAATGTAGGTCAATGGTCCACGTGGGCCGGCTGTGGATGAAATTTAAAATTCTACAAGCCGGATGAATTGCTCGTAAAATAACGTTGTATAATCAAACCGAAGCTCCTTCGTACATCTATATAAAGGCCTCCTGTTCCTTCAAAACAATCATCATCACTCACTACGTTTCCTCAATCTTCTACTAAACATTTCCCTCAAAGAAAATGGCAACTTTTGCAACAAAGTTGATGTGCTTGTTCCTCATTCTGGGTCTTGCTTCCCCTAGCTTTGCCACAGACATCGTAAACATTGATTGGAGCTTGGAAGCTAGCCTTGATTTGGACCTAACCTTAAACGTTGGCGATGTTGTGGGTAAGGTTTTTTGTCATAAGAGTCTACTGTTTTGTGCTACGTAATATGTAATGAAACTTGTTTTGTGCAGTTTTCAACTACATCCCAAAACTTCACGACGTGGTTCAAGTGGACATTGATGGCTACAAATCTTGCGTTCCAACAAATATATTGTATAGGGATGACAGTGGGAAGACAACTATTACTTTGGACAAAGCTGGTGTTCGTCAGTATATCTCTTCTGTCGCCACTGACTGCCTTAAAGGTCTCAAGATTACTATCACTGTACTTTGAAAACAAGTAAAGGGAAACTGATTTAATTCCTGCTGTTACGTACTTTTGAGTATGTATGAATAATGTTTTTCAGCATGCGATCAGTAGAAAGCATGCATGTACGTTACATTAAGTATTGTCGTCAATAAGCTCCAACCATGCAGCAGGCTCGTCTCTTGTGGGGAAAAAATGTACGTCGAGTTTTTGACCTATATATCTCAATGAGAAGATTGATATGTTTGTTTTTGTTGTTCATCTGTCTTTCAGTTGAGAGTCATTCTTACATTTTTAGTAGAATTTTAACTAATTTGAACATTTAACCTCcatgttttctttttatttatgtattgatttatttgagaaagaaaaagaaataattgaaatTTCATGATGAGTATTCTCTCCGTCCCAGAAAGAAGATATCTTTCAAATTTCGAAACAAGTTTGACCATTCGGGCATAGAAATTTGTAGGGGAGGAACTTTCAAACAGTTGAATTTGTTCAGGTTTtctttttaagatgaaatagtcttaaaataagggtgaatggaaaatggagggaaaataaaattttgagtaaaattttaagttttcccctcttgacaatgagacattgtcccatattgaagaggaaaagatttttggtgggtatatatataattgctcttcttgtagctcttaaagagttaagaagaaagcaagcatCGCGCCgtcgccgtcgtcgctcgctcggctcgtcttcggctacggcttcggcttcggcttcgataGTAAGtctgatatgaaagacttgggagttgctgatttaattctgggaattaagatccataagactcctcaaggtctggcattgtcacaatctcattatattaagacagtacttgaaaaattcaagcacttgggctttaaagttgcaaagactccaattgacgtgaatcttgcattagtaaagaacaaaggccaaagcatatcacaattggattatgctcgtgtgttgggatgcttaatgtatatcataaattgtacacgaccagatatagcttgtgctataagtaaactgagtcgatatacgagtaatccaggccaatctcattggatggcaatgaaacgagttttgggatatttagaacatacccagaacttcgACATGCACTACAGTAAATTTCCTGcgatgattgagggatactgtgatgcaaattggatcaccggttcaactgattctaagtccacgagtggatatgtattcactattagtggaggag
This DNA window, taken from Nicotiana tabacum cultivar K326 chromosome 15, ASM71507v2, whole genome shotgun sequence, encodes the following:
- the LOC142169915 gene encoding blue copper protein-like, which gives rise to MATFATKLMCLFLILGLASPSFATDIVNIDWSLEASLDLDLTLNVGDVVVFNYIPKLHDVVQVDIDGYKSCVPTNILYRDDSGKTTITLDKAGVRQYISSVATDCLKGLKITITVL